One Hordeum vulgare subsp. vulgare chromosome 4H, MorexV3_pseudomolecules_assembly, whole genome shotgun sequence DNA window includes the following coding sequences:
- the LOC123446890 gene encoding uncharacterized protein LOC123446890, whose translation MGNCQAADAAAVVIQHPSSGRTELAYWSLPAGEVMAANPGHYVAAVITAPHTASSEGAAAAAAPPVKHLKLLRPDDTLLLGRVYRLVSFEEVLKEFATKRHVKLSRVMVKAKDEVATTKPAKPRRRRGSSGAGGGGDSGVQREESHRSLAKIMRQSVEEDKEAAATAGPASGPVPKPGANDGNGVAASEPDVVDDDDCDLESLLPPGVALGRRLGRQWRPALQSIAEGRD comes from the exons ATGGGCAACTGCCAGGCGGCggacgcggcggcggtggtgatcCAGCACCCGAGCAGCGGCCGCACGGAGCTGGCCTACTGGTCGCTCCCTGCCGGGGAGGTCATGGCCGCCAACCCGGGCCACTACGTCGCCGCCGTGATCACCGCCCCGCACACTGCGTCCTCCGAgggggccgccgccgccgccgccccgcccgtcAAGCACCTCAAGCTGCTCCGCCCCGACGACACCCTCCTGCTCGGCCGCGTCTACCGCCTCGTCAGCTTCGAAG AGGTGCTCAAGGAGTTCGCGACGAAGCGGCACGTCAAGCTCAGCCGCGTCATGGTcaaggccaaggacgaggtggcgACGACGAAGCCGGCCAAGCCCAGGCGCCGGCGTGGCAGcagcggcgccggcggcggcggcgactccgGCGTCCAGCGCGAGGAATCCCACCGGTCGCTCGCAAAG ATCATGCGACAGTCggtggaggaggacaaggaggccgCGGCAACGGCTGGGCCGGCCTCCGGCCCCGTGCCGAAGCCAGGAGCAAACGACGGCAATGGCGTCGCGGCGTCGGAGCCTGAcgtcgtcgacgacgacgactgcGACCTGGAGTCGCTGCTGCCGCCCGGCGTGGCGCTCGGCCGGCGGCTCGGCCGGCAGTGGCGGCCGGCCCTCCAGAGCATCGCTGAAGGGCGAGACTGA
- the LOC123450726 gene encoding uncharacterized protein LOC123450726: MPSNVPCNHGQDLAYRLAHGVSGHLLHVQPPHLPWPALPLPLKLIPFDIELPAVPFVGGGGVDLPAVAVASFVEIGGRLGQAGSDLGASVGGAVQQLSRQIPVPFRAEGARRWNWEGAAAPPTPAAVHEGEAGLAAERAAEGCGVALEGVGERDSLEEVAAAVAAATGSAAAANAVGVGADGAPPHPTASSPQRDPAGRGTPCAGRRYH; the protein is encoded by the coding sequence aTGCCCAGCAACGTCCCCTGTAATCACGGGCAGGACCTGGCCTACAGGCTCGCGCATGGCGTCTCGGGCCACCTCCTCCACGTGCAGCCGCCGCACCTCCCGTGGCCCGCCCTGCCGCTGCCGCTCAAGCTCATCCCCTTCGACATCGAGCTCCCCGCCGTGCCCTTCGTCGGCGGCGGGGGCGTCGACCTCCCCGCCGTGGCCGTCGCCTCCTTCGTCGAGATCGGCGGCCGGCTCGGGCAGGCGGGCTCCGACCTCGGCGCCTCCGTCGGCGGCGCCGTGCAGCAGCTGTCGCGGCAGATTCCCGTGCCGTTCCGCGCGGAGGGCGCCCGGCGCTGGAACTGGGAGGGGGCCGCTGCGCCGCCAACGCCTGCCGCGGTGCACGAGGGGGAAGCGGGGCTCGCTGCGGAGAGGGCTGCCGAGGGCTGCGGGGTAGCCTTGGAGGGTGTCGGGGAAAGGGATTCCCTCGAGGAGGTGGCTGCGGCGGTCGCGGCGGCCACTGGAAGTGCCGCCGCCGCCAATGCAGTCGGTGTCGGGGCTGATGGTGCCCCGCCCCACCCCACGGCGTCGTCGCCCCAGCGAGATCCCGCGGGTCGAGGGACGCCCTGCGCCGGCCGCCGCTACCACTAG